The Fibrobacter sp. UWR3 nucleotide sequence GAGCTTCAGGTACACGGTAGCGTTCAGGTCGACAACCTCGTTCTCGTAGGCGCGGATGGCTTCGGCAGCATCGAAGAAATGCATGCCTTCGCCCTTGCGGCCCGGACGCGGCTTGGTCAGGTAGTAGAGCCCAAGCACGATGTCCTGGCCCGGCACGGCAATCGGCTGGCCGGAAGCGGGGTGCAGGATGTTGTTCGAGGACAGCATGAGCACGCGGCATTCGAGCTGGGTTTCGAAAGAAAGCGGGAGGTGCACGGCCATCTGGTCACCGTCGAAGTCCGCGTTGAATGCGGTACAGACGAGCGGGTGGAGGCGGATGGCGTTACCTTCGATAAGCTTCGGGTAGAACGCCTGGATACCCAAGCGGTGAAGCGTCGGGGCGCGGTTCAGCATTACCGGGTGGTCCTCGATAATCTCTTCGAGGATGTCCCACACTTCGGGGCGTTCGGCGTCGACGTACTTCTTCGCGGACTTGAGGGTATAGACGATGCCGTCTTCTTCCAGGCGCTGGATGATGAACGGCTTGTAAAGTTCGAGGGCCATGCGCTTCGGGAGACCGCACTGGTGCATCTGGAGTTCCGGGCCCACCACAATGACGGAACGGCCGGAGTAGTCCACACGCTTACCGAGGAGGTTCATACGGAAACGACCCTGCTTGCCCTTCAGGAGCTCAGCGAGGCTCTTCATCGGGCGTGCGCCACCTGCACGGGCACTGCGGCGACCGCTGTCGAACAGCTGGTCCACGGCCTCTTGCAGCATGCGCTTTTCGTTGCAGAGAATAACGTTAGGGGCACGGATGTCAATCAACTTCTTCAAGCGGTTGTTGCGGTTGATGACACGGCGGTAGAGTTCGTTCAGGTCGGAGGTCGCAAAGCGGCCGCCTTCGAGCGGAACGAGCGGGCGCAGGTCGGGCGGAATCACCGGAAGCACGTCGAGAATCATCCAGGAAGGCTGGTTCGCGAGAAGGCGGGCTTCGTTCGGGTATTCGGTGCGGAAAGCCTCGTAGGCATCGGCAAGGACGAAGTCATCGTGCTTGGATTCATAATCGGCCTTGAATTCGGCAACCGCTTCGGCGAGACCCTTGAGCCAAGCCTTGCCCGTATCGCGGTCGGCACTGCCCTTCGGGTTGTTGTAGTAGCTGCGGAAGCTTTCCATCTGGGACTTGCGGAAGGCATCAACAATCTTGAGATGCTTGATGGCTTCGTCCACCTTGGTCCTGGAATTGCTACGGGCCTGGTCGCGGAGCCTCTTGGAAAGTTCGGTAAGGTCGAGACGGTCGAGCAACAGCTTGATGGCGGAGGCACCCATGCGGGCGTCGAACTTACGGCCTTCGGCGACGAGGTCCTGGTAAGTCGTTTCGTCGATGAGCTGGTTCTCTTCGAGTTCGGCGTCGCCCTTGTCGATAACGACATAGCGTTCGTAGTAGATAACCTGTTCGAGGTCCTTGGTGTTGAGGCCGAGGAGGGCGCCAATCACGCACGGCTGGTTACGGACGAACCAGGTGTGTGCGAGAGGAATGGCGAGTTCGATGTGGCCCATACGTTCACGACGGACGCGGGAGTGAGTCACTTCGACGCCGCAGCGGTCGCAGATCACGCCCTTGTAGCGGGCGCGCTTGAACTTACCGCAGTTGCATTCCCAGTTCTTGACAGGTCCGAAGATCTTTTCGCAGAAAAGACCATCGCGTTCCGGCTTGTACGTACGATAGTTGATCGTTTCCGGCTTCGTGACTTCGCCGAAAGACCAGTAACGGATAAGGTCCGGTGCGGCGAGATGAATCGAAATATCGCCGGCGTTGTCTTGTACTTCCATCATTTCTTCGGACATATTACTTATCTCCAATGGTCTCGATGTCAAGACCCAAAGAATGAACTTCGCGAATCATAACGTTGAAGGATTCGGGGATACCCGGCTTCGGGGTGTTCTTGCCATGGACAATGGCGTCGTACACCATGGAACGGCCCTGCACATCGTCGGACTTGACGGTGAGGAGTTCCTGCAGCGTGTAAGCGGCACCGTAGGCTTCCATGGCCCACACTTCCATTTCACCGAAGCGCTGGCCACCGAACTGGCTCTTACCACCGAGCGGCTGCTGCGTCACGAGGGCGTAGCTACCGATAGAACGGGCGTGGATCTTGTCGTCCACCAAATGACCGAGCTTGAGGTAGTACATGTAGCCGATGGTGACCGGATTCAGGAATGCTTCGCCGGTACGGCCGTCATAGAGCTTGGCCTTACCGATAATCTTGTCGTGTTCCGGGTCCATCTCGTAGTTCACGATCGGGTTCTTCTGGTAGGCCTTCTCGAGTTCCTTGCAGATGTCCTCGAACTTGGCGCCGTCAAACACCGGCGTAGAAACCTTGAAACCGAGGGTCTTTGCAGCCCAGCCCAGGTGAACTTCAAGCACCTGACCGATGTTCATACGGGAAGGCACGCCCATCGGGTTCAGAAGAATCTGGAGCGGACGACCGTCTTCGGTGAACGGCATGTCTTCGACCGGAACAATCTTGGACACAACGCCCTTGTTACCGTGACGACCTGCCATCTTGTCACCGATGGAGAGGCAGCGCTTCTTCGCAATGTAGACCTTCACGTTCTTGAGAACGTTCGGCTTGAGTTCGTCGCCCTTCGTGACCTTGTCGATTTCCTTTTCCATGGTACGGGTAAGGGTATCGAGGTTGTCGCGTGCAACGAGCACGAGCGAGAGAACCCTTTCCTGGAGTTCGTCATCGCCAACGACGAAGGTGGACATCGGGGAAACCTTGGTCACGTCGATAGCGGCAAGGTTCTGTTCGGTGTAGGTCTGGCCTTCGCGGATAAGGAGTTCGTGCGTTTCGTTGTCCATCACCTTGCCGGCAGCCTTGCCACCGAGGAGTTCGAACAAGTGTTCGCGGCAGGATTCCTTAATCTTGTCGATCTGGCTCTGGAAGGTGACGCGGATGGACTCGATCTGTTCCTGGTCCTTTTCCTTGCTCTTCTTGTCGCTCTTATCCTTCTTGCTGAAGATACGGGTTTCGAGCACGACGCCCTTCATTCCCGGAGGAGCCTTGAGGGAGGAATCGCGCACGTCGCCGGCCTTCTCGCCGAAGATGGCGCGGAGCAGGCGTTCTTCCGGAGAAAGTTCGGTTTCGCCCTTCGGGGTGACCTTGCCGACGAGGATATCGTCCGGGCCGACTTCGGCACCGACGCGGATAACGCCGTTCTCGTCGAGGTTGCGGAGAGCGTCTTCACCGACGTTCGGAATTTCGCGGGTCAGTTCTTCCGGACCGCGCTTGGTTTCACGCACGTCGATTTCGTAGACTTCGATATGGATGGAGGTGAACGTGTCCTTGATGGCGAGTTCTTCGGAAATGATAACGGCGTCTTCGTAGTTGTAGCCGTTCCACGGGAGGAACCCGATAAGGATGTTCTTACCCAGGGCCAGTTCGCCGTGGTCGGTAGAAACGCCGTCGGCAAGCACGTCGCCAGCCTTGACGAAGTCGCCCACGTTCACGATAGGCTTCTGGTTCACGCAGGAATCCTGGTTAGAGCGCTCGAACTTGCGGAGCACGTACTCGTCGATAGGATCCTTGCCGAGGAATTCGTAGTTTTCGCCGAGGCCGGTGAGAGGCTCGAAGTTGCCGTTCACCATGTTGCCGCGCTTCACCGTAATGTTGCGGGCGTCGACAAACGTCACGAGGCCATCGTGCTTGGCACGCACGACCGTACCCGAGTCGAGGGCGGCGCGGCGTTCGAGGCCGGTACCCACCACGGGGGCTTCGGCGCGGAGCAGAGGCACTGCCTGGCGCTGCATGTTAGAACCCATCAACGCGCGGTTGGCGTCATCGTGTTCGAGGAACGGGATGAGGCCAGCAGCCACAGACACAATCTGCATCGGGGCAACGTCCATGAGGTCGATGCGTTCGACATCCTCGTCGCCGATTTCGATGCTGTCCTGACGGAGAACATGCGGGTATTCGCTCTTGTCGCGGACGATGACGTATTCTTCCTTGAAGCGGTTGTCGTCGGTGAGCTCGGTAGAAGCCGGAGCCACCTTGAAGGCGTCTTCTTCGTCGGCGGTGAGGAACGTGATAAAGTCAGAAACGACCTGGTCGATAGCGTCGCTGGCCTGCACATAGTCGGCCTTGCCGCTGAAATCGAACTGTTCGAAGCCGTTCTTGAAGTAGTGCTTGGAGCCATCGGCGTACTTGACCTCGAACACCTTGCCCACGAACATGTCGAACAGGTCGCGCTGGCGGTTGTCAAGGTTCATGCGGATGGAATCCTTTTCCTTGCTGGAAAGTTCCTGCTCGGTAAGGAAGTAGTGCGGGTCGTGCACGAAGGCCTTGAAGATGCCGAAATGCCACTTGGATTCGGGGAACTTCACGATGCCGCCCTGGGCATCCTTGAAGTTGATAAGGCCCACGATGCGGTACGGCGTCTCGATGAAGCCGAAGTGGTTCACGATGGCGTAAGATGCGAGCGAGTTGATAAGACCGATGTTCGGTCCTTCAGGGGTCTCGATCGGGCAGAGGCGGCCGTAGTGCGTGTAGTGAACGTCACGGACCTCGAAGCCTGCGCGTTCGCGGGAAAGGCCACCGGGACCGAGAGCGGAAAGACGACGCTTGTGCGTGAGTTCGGAAAGCGGGTTCATCTGGTCCATGAACTGCGAGAGCTGGCTGGAACCGAAGAACGCGTTCACGACAGAAGAAACCGTGCGGGTATTCACGAGGTCGCGCGGAGTGGTCTGTTCGTCGTCATTGTGGATGGAGAGGTTCTCGCGGATGACGCGAGACATGCGGGAAAGGCCCACAGAAATCTGGTTAGCGAGGAGTTCGCCCACAGAGCGGGTACGGCGGTTGCCCAAGTGGTCGATATCGTCCTTGGCGTAGCCGTCTTCGCCGTCGTAGAGGCCGACCATGTATTCGATAACGGCAAGGAAGTCCGCCTTGCTCATCGTCGTGCGGGTCAGTTCCGGAAGGGCGAGTTCCTTTTCCATGTTGAACTGTTCGCCGATTTCCTTCAGGAGGGCAATAATCTTCGGCGTGTACACCTTGGCGTTCAGGCGGTAACGGCCAACTTCGCCCAGATCGTACTTGCGGGGGTCATCCAGGAACAGGTTGTTGAAGAAGTCTTCAGCAACGGTCATGTTCGGGGAATCGTCCTGCTGCTGGTGCGTCACGGAGTAGATAAGGCGGAGAGCCTCTTCGCGAGTCTTCGTCTTGTCGTTCGTGAGCGTGTTGTGGATGAGGAGGTTTTCTTCTTCCTTGGAAAGGAGCGTAACCGTCTTCACGCTGCTTTCGCGGAGACGTTCGAGCTTCTTGTCGTCAATGACGGTATTGGCATCGACGATAACTTCACCGGTAGATTCGTCGATAACATCCTTGAAGATAACGCGGTCGATAAGGACGCAGACGCCATCGTCGTTGAACTTTTCGGATTCTTCGGCGATGTTGACTTCTTCGGACTTCTTGTAGAAGAGGTTCAGGATATCCTGCGTGGTCTCGAAGCCGATGCTACGGAGCATGGCGGTAGCCGCAATCTTCTTCTTGCGGTCGATGACGAGGTACAGGACATCGTTTTCGATATTGAACTCGACCCAGGCGCCGCGATGCGGAATGATGCGGCTCTTGTAGTCAGAACGGCCGTTGGGCTGGAGTTCTTCGTCGAAGCTCACACCGGGAGAGCGGTGCAGCTGCGACACGACAACGCGTTCGGCACCGTTCACGATGAACGTGCCGTTCTCGGTCATGATAGGAAGTTCGCAAATCAAGACATCGTTCTTGACTTCTTCCTTGAGCTTGGTATCTTCACCGTCCTTCTCGAAAATGCGAAGGGCGAGAGTCGCGTAGAGCTCCATGTTGTAGGTAAGCCCACGTTCGCGGCACTCGGGGATGCTGTATTTCGGTATTCCGAAGTAATACTTTTCGTATTCGAGGGAGAAGAGCCCGTTAGGATCGGTAATCGGGAAGATGTCCTTGAATACGCGCTGCAGGCCAGCGTCCAGGCGCCTTTCCTGCGGGATATCGGCCTGTAAAAATTGCTCGTACGAAGCCTTCTGAACTTCGATCAAGTACGGCAGTTCCAGCTGGAACTTGTTGGAGGAATAACTCTTTCGCTCCGTTGTCATTTGAAATACCTCATCCGGTGAAGAAGATCCTGATTAAGCAAAAAACACCAAAAGCCCGCACTCGCGTGCAGGCGATTGGTAAGAGCAGTTCAAAGAACTGTGAGCATTACTTGAGAGTAACCTTTGCTCCGAGTTCTTCGAGTTTCTTCTTGAGGGCTTCGGCGTCAGCCTTCGGGGCAGCTTCCTTGATGACGCTGTTGGCCGTTTCGACGACCTTCTTGGCTTCACCGAGGCCGAGACCCGTGATAGCGCGGACTTCCTTGAGGACAGCCATCTTCTTGGCCGGATCGACTTCGGCGAGGATAACGTCGAATTCGGTCTTTTCTTCAGCAGCGGCAGCAGCGCCAGCAGCCGGGGCAGCCATTACGACGCCACCAGCGGCTTCGATGCCGTGCGTTTCCTTGAGGTAGTCAGCCAAAGCCTTGGCTTCGAGAAGGGTAAGACCAACGATTTGATCGCCCAGTGCCTTGATATCAGTTGCCATGATGTGTTTCTCCGATTATTCCGTTTAAAATTTTTGGTTTGTGGTTTGTTGTTAAGCTTCCGGTGCAGCGGCAGCTTCAGGGGCTGCGGCTTCGGAACCCGATTCTTTTTCCAGCTTTTCCTGGAGTGCCTTGATCTGGCCAGCAATCTTGCCACCAGGTCCGAGAGCGATGGCGACGATCTGAGCGATCATGCCCTTGCGATCCGGGATCTTGGCGAGGTTGACGACTTCGGAGCCAGGCATGGGCTTACCGTCGAGGTAAACGCTCTTGGCGACCAAGAAATCAGGGTTAGCTTTGTGGAATGCTTCAATTTCGCGGGCAGGCAGAAGAGGATCTTCTTCGAAACCGACCATCACGGATGTTGCACCGTTCAGGAGTTCGTCGAGACCTTCGACCTTGAGAGCGGCGAGCACGCGCTTGAGAAGAGTATTCTTCACAGCGTGGTACTTGACACCCTTAGAAGCGAGAGCCTTGCGCAGGGCGTTGTCCTTTTCGACAGTGATACCCTGGTAATTGAGCAGATAGACGGCGGTTGCGCCCTTGAAGGACTCGACGAGCGAATCCACGGTCTGTTGTTTTTTAACTACAGCTTTCATGGTATCTCCTAGCGCGTCAGTGCCATATCAAGTTTGATGCCCGGGGCCATCGTAGCCGTCAGAGTGAGGCTCTTGATGTATGTGCCCTTAGAAGTTTGAGGCTTGTTCTTCACGACAGAGTCAATCACAGACTTGGCGTTTTCAGCCAGCTGGTCGACAGTGAAGGAGAGCTTGCCAACAGGAGCATGGACGTTAGCGCCCTTGTCGACGCGGTAAGAAATCTTACCTGCCTTGAGTTCCTTGACGGTCTGGGCGACGTTAACGGTCACCGTACCAGCCTTGGGGCTCGGCATCATACCGCGAGGACCGAGGACACGGGCCACCTTACTAATCACCGGCATCATGTCGGGAGTAGCAACGACGGCGTCAAAGTCCAGCCAGCCTTCCTGAATCTTCTGAACCAAGTCAGCACCACCCGCGTAGTCAGCGCCAGCGTTCTTTGCAACTTCAAGGTTGTTGTCCTTGCAAAAAACGAGAACGCGGACCGAACGACCGGTACCATGCGGAAGCACGACAGTGCCACGAACCACTTGGTCGGAATGTTTTGGGTCCACACCGAGATTGAAGTGGATTTCGACCGTCTGGTCGAACTTCAATTCGGACTTTTTGAGTATTTCGATTGCCGCCTTCAGATCGTAGGCTTGATTACGATCAAAAGATTCAGCAATCTTCTTGTATTTTTTTCCTCTGAACATGAAATTTTCCTGTCAGATACGTAACGGTGAATTACCTGCCTCAGTCAACCACATCAATACCCATGGAACGAGCAGTGCCCGCAACCATGCGCATGGCGGCTTCGAGGTCGATTGTGTTTAGATCCGGCATCTTCTTTTGGGCGATTTCCTGGATCTGGGCCTTGGTGATCTTGCCAACCTTCTTACGGTTGGGTTCACCAGAACCACTCTCGATGCCGACGGCCTTCTTGATGAGGGCCGGAACCGGCGAAACCTTCGTGATGAAGGTAAAGCTCTTGTCGGCATAGACCGTGATGACGACCGGGACAATCATGCCCTTGTCGTTCTGGGTCTTAGCGTTAAACTGTTTGCAGAACTCCATGATGTTCACGCCCTTCTGACCGAGGGCAGGACCCACCGGAGGAGCCGGGTTGGCAGCGCCTGCGGGAATCTGGAGCTTGATATAACCTGTGATTTTCT carries:
- the rpoB gene encoding DNA-directed RNA polymerase subunit beta, whose protein sequence is MTTERKSYSSNKFQLELPYLIEVQKASYEQFLQADIPQERRLDAGLQRVFKDIFPITDPNGLFSLEYEKYYFGIPKYSIPECRERGLTYNMELYATLALRIFEKDGEDTKLKEEVKNDVLICELPIMTENGTFIVNGAERVVVSQLHRSPGVSFDEELQPNGRSDYKSRIIPHRGAWVEFNIENDVLYLVIDRKKKIAATAMLRSIGFETTQDILNLFYKKSEEVNIAEESEKFNDDGVCVLIDRVIFKDVIDESTGEVIVDANTVIDDKKLERLRESSVKTVTLLSKEEENLLIHNTLTNDKTKTREEALRLIYSVTHQQQDDSPNMTVAEDFFNNLFLDDPRKYDLGEVGRYRLNAKVYTPKIIALLKEIGEQFNMEKELALPELTRTTMSKADFLAVIEYMVGLYDGEDGYAKDDIDHLGNRRTRSVGELLANQISVGLSRMSRVIRENLSIHNDDEQTTPRDLVNTRTVSSVVNAFFGSSQLSQFMDQMNPLSELTHKRRLSALGPGGLSRERAGFEVRDVHYTHYGRLCPIETPEGPNIGLINSLASYAIVNHFGFIETPYRIVGLINFKDAQGGIVKFPESKWHFGIFKAFVHDPHYFLTEQELSSKEKDSIRMNLDNRQRDLFDMFVGKVFEVKYADGSKHYFKNGFEQFDFSGKADYVQASDAIDQVVSDFITFLTADEEDAFKVAPASTELTDDNRFKEEYVIVRDKSEYPHVLRQDSIEIGDEDVERIDLMDVAPMQIVSVAAGLIPFLEHDDANRALMGSNMQRQAVPLLRAEAPVVGTGLERRAALDSGTVVRAKHDGLVTFVDARNITVKRGNMVNGNFEPLTGLGENYEFLGKDPIDEYVLRKFERSNQDSCVNQKPIVNVGDFVKAGDVLADGVSTDHGELALGKNILIGFLPWNGYNYEDAVIISEELAIKDTFTSIHIEVYEIDVRETKRGPEELTREIPNVGEDALRNLDENGVIRVGAEVGPDDILVGKVTPKGETELSPEERLLRAIFGEKAGDVRDSSLKAPPGMKGVVLETRIFSKKDKSDKKSKEKDQEQIESIRVTFQSQIDKIKESCREHLFELLGGKAAGKVMDNETHELLIREGQTYTEQNLAAIDVTKVSPMSTFVVGDDELQERVLSLVLVARDNLDTLTRTMEKEIDKVTKGDELKPNVLKNVKVYIAKKRCLSIGDKMAGRHGNKGVVSKIVPVEDMPFTEDGRPLQILLNPMGVPSRMNIGQVLEVHLGWAAKTLGFKVSTPVFDGAKFEDICKELEKAYQKNPIVNYEMDPEHDKIIGKAKLYDGRTGEAFLNPVTIGYMYYLKLGHLVDDKIHARSIGSYALVTQQPLGGKSQFGGQRFGEMEVWAMEAYGAAYTLQELLTVKSDDVQGRSMVYDAIVHGKNTPKPGIPESFNVMIREVHSLGLDIETIGDK
- the rplL gene encoding 50S ribosomal protein L7/L12 produces the protein MATDIKALGDQIVGLTLLEAKALADYLKETHGIEAAGGVVMAAPAAGAAAAAEEKTEFDVILAEVDPAKKMAVLKEVRAITGLGLGEAKKVVETANSVIKEAAPKADAEALKKKLEELGAKVTLK
- the rplJ gene encoding 50S ribosomal protein L10 yields the protein MKAVVKKQQTVDSLVESFKGATAVYLLNYQGITVEKDNALRKALASKGVKYHAVKNTLLKRVLAALKVEGLDELLNGATSVMVGFEEDPLLPAREIEAFHKANPDFLVAKSVYLDGKPMPGSEVVNLAKIPDRKGMIAQIVAIALGPGGKIAGQIKALQEKLEKESGSEAAAPEAAAAPEA
- the rplA gene encoding 50S ribosomal protein L1; this encodes MFRGKKYKKIAESFDRNQAYDLKAAIEILKKSELKFDQTVEIHFNLGVDPKHSDQVVRGTVVLPHGTGRSVRVLVFCKDNNLEVAKNAGADYAGGADLVQKIQEGWLDFDAVVATPDMMPVISKVARVLGPRGMMPSPKAGTVTVNVAQTVKELKAGKISYRVDKGANVHAPVGKLSFTVDQLAENAKSVIDSVVKNKPQTSKGTYIKSLTLTATMAPGIKLDMALTR
- the rplK gene encoding 50S ribosomal protein L11; its protein translation is MAKKITGYIKLQIPAGAANPAPPVGPALGQKGVNIMEFCKQFNAKTQNDKGMIVPVVITVYADKSFTFITKVSPVPALIKKAVGIESGSGEPNRKKVGKITKAQIQEIAQKKMPDLNTIDLEAAMRMVAGTARSMGIDVVD